Genomic DNA from Pigmentiphaga litoralis:
CGGCCAGCAGGCCGAGATCGACCCACGTGAACCGTTGCCGCCGGAACGACCGGGCGGTGACGTCAGGCATGGCGCCCTCCTGTCGGATTGAGGGGACTGCGGACTTGAGCGCGCTCATGCCGGCGCCACCAGGCCACGAGGCCGCAAAAGCAGAATGACCAGCACGCTGATGTAGATCACGAAGCCGCCAATGGCTGGCAGGTAATAGCGCCCCAGCGTATCCAGCACCCCGAGCAGCAAGGCGGCATAGAACGATCCGCGCAGGCTGCCGAGGCCGCCCACCGCCACCACGATCAGCACCAGGACCAGGTACTTCAGGCCGTAGTACGGTTCCAGCGGCAACAGTTGCGCGCCCAGGGCGCCGCCCAGCGCGGCCAGGCCGCAACCGATCGCGAACGTGCTGGCGAACACCACTGGCACGTTGATGCCGACGCAGCGTGCCATGCGCGGATTGTCGACCGATGCCCGCAGGCTGGCGCCGAAGGTGGTGTGTTCCAGGCTGAACCACAACAGCGCGGCGACGATGCCGCTGACCGCCATCAGAAACACGCGATAGATGGACACGTCGATCGGGCCGAGCTGCCAGTTGCCGGCCAGGGACGCCGGCAGGGTCA
This window encodes:
- a CDS encoding branched-chain amino acid ABC transporter permease, giving the protein MPNALATLISLLIDSLAYGMTLFLISVGLTITLGVMRVVNLAHSTFAMIGGYLALYLMQAQGVNFYAAVPLAVVGTVLVGALLERTLYRWVYRSNDLGQLLMTIGMAFIATAIIKNLAGPQIQSLTLPASLAGNWQLGPIDVSIYRVFLMAVSGIVAALLWFSLEHTTFGASLRASVDNPRMARCVGINVPVVFASTFAIGCGLAALGGALGAQLLPLEPYYGLKYLVLVLIVVAVGGLGSLRGSFYAALLLGVLDTLGRYYLPAIGGFVIYISVLVILLLRPRGLVAPA